The Aquila chrysaetos chrysaetos chromosome 16, bAquChr1.4, whole genome shotgun sequence genome has a segment encoding these proteins:
- the LOC115351762 gene encoding aurora kinase A and ninein-interacting protein-like isoform X1, with translation MKRRRKGDAAQQAEACDVWLDTAELKQNAAQPPVAKPKAPSRILERKHASVAFTQTRASQPRTKQTIIPAFFSAQTDEKDKENSRPSPFILNEDCKEKGVSLPAYTVKILALPQMEEAQKQSFRAKEVMVQVTPQRCAQKAPASSTPLPDSSVLQAESHSNSEASCGAGEDCCFFSFTQDSGGNRIIAHRNESGVFAGETVSASGSITSDCGINKQAGQLFLEAAKTRLDFQPRLGANQSKKPHQLSSANSIIDFSETENINPTIMRDSTWAAGAYSSPQRLARAQPLRERSQNAGAGSAEEGWGGKAGLSSPCRLLFTQDSEGNRVIAHRCQNVPSPHKDNGSSRRQLPDSPSEGRSSDAAKRSVSKLGEQWLDVCYDLLFTQDSEGNRVIKH, from the exons ATGAAGCGCAGGCGGAAAGGGGACGCGGCCCAGCAGGCCGAAGCGTGCGATGTCTGGCTGGATACCGCCGAGCTGAAGCAGAACGCGGCGCAG CCTCCTGTAGCCAAACCAAAAGCACCTAGTCGAATTCTGGAAAGGAAGCACGCCTCGGTCGCTTTCACGCAGACAAGAGCCTCTCAGCCACGCACCAAGCAAACCATCATCCCCGCCTTCTTCAGCGCTCAGACAG atgaaaaagacaaagaaaactcCAGGCCATCTCCTTTCATCCTGAATGAagactgtaaagaaaaaggtgTTTCTTTGCCTGCCTACACTGTGAAGATCTTGGCTTTGCCGCAGATGGAGGAAGCCCAGAAACAATCCTTCAGAGCCAAGGAGGTGATGGTGCAGGTTACACCCCAACGTTGTGCACAGAAAGCACCAGCCTCGTCGACTCCTTTGCCAGACTCTTCGGTGTTACAAGCAGAGTCCCACAGCAACAGTGAAGCCTCCTGTGGGGCGGGAGAGGATTGCTGCTTCTTCAGTTTCACCCAGGATTCAGGGGGCAACCGGATCATTGCTCACAGAAATGAGTCTGGTGTATTTGCTGGAGAAACAGTTTCAGCAAGCGGCAGCATAACTTCAGACTGCGGGATAAACAAACAAGCGGGCCAGCTGTTCCTGGAGGCGGCAAAGACCAGACTTGATTTCCAACCAAGACTTGGTGCAAACCAGAGCAAGAAACCACACCAATTGAGTAGTGCGAATTCTATAATTGATTTCTCTGAGACTGAGAATATAAATCCTACGATAATGAGAGACAGTACCTGGGCTGCTGGCGCTTATTCGTCTCCACAAAGACTAGCTAGAGCACAGCCTCTGAGAGAGCGCAGCCAGAACGCTGGTGCTGGTTCAGCCGAGGAGGGATGGGGCGGTAAGGCGGGACTGAGCAGTCCCTGCAGGCTCTTGTTCACCCAGGATTCCGAGGGGAACAGAGTAATCGCTCACCGCTGCCAGAATGTCCCATCTCCTCACAAGGACAACGGCAGCTCTCGCAGGCAGCTGCCCGACTCTCCCTCCGAGGGCCGTTCCAGCGATGCTGCAAAGAGGAGCGTGAGCAAACTGGGGGAGCAGTGGTTAGATGTGTGCTATGATTTACTGTTCACGCAGGATTCAGAGGGGAACAGAGTGATTAAACACTGA
- the LOC115351762 gene encoding uncharacterized protein LOC115351762 isoform X2, with protein MLLVLQLCTLNSGGLGKVLGSYQVSKQKPPVAKPKAPSRILERKHASVAFTQTRASQPRTKQTIIPAFFSAQTDEKDKENSRPSPFILNEDCKEKGVSLPAYTVKILALPQMEEAQKQSFRAKEVMVQVTPQRCAQKAPASSTPLPDSSVLQAESHSNSEASCGAGEDCCFFSFTQDSGGNRIIAHRNESGVFAGETVSASGSITSDCGINKQAGQLFLEAAKTRLDFQPRLGANQSKKPHQLSSANSIIDFSETENINPTIMRDSTWAAGAYSSPQRLARAQPLRERSQNAGAGSAEEGWGGKAGLSSPCRLLFTQDSEGNRVIAHRCQNVPSPHKDNGSSRRQLPDSPSEGRSSDAAKRSVSKLGEQWLDVCYDLLFTQDSEGNRVIKH; from the exons ATGTTGTTAGTGCTGCAGCTCTGTACTCTTAACAGCGGTGGGCTGGGAAAGGTTCTTGGAAGCTACCAGGTCTCAAAGCAAAAG CCTCCTGTAGCCAAACCAAAAGCACCTAGTCGAATTCTGGAAAGGAAGCACGCCTCGGTCGCTTTCACGCAGACAAGAGCCTCTCAGCCACGCACCAAGCAAACCATCATCCCCGCCTTCTTCAGCGCTCAGACAG atgaaaaagacaaagaaaactcCAGGCCATCTCCTTTCATCCTGAATGAagactgtaaagaaaaaggtgTTTCTTTGCCTGCCTACACTGTGAAGATCTTGGCTTTGCCGCAGATGGAGGAAGCCCAGAAACAATCCTTCAGAGCCAAGGAGGTGATGGTGCAGGTTACACCCCAACGTTGTGCACAGAAAGCACCAGCCTCGTCGACTCCTTTGCCAGACTCTTCGGTGTTACAAGCAGAGTCCCACAGCAACAGTGAAGCCTCCTGTGGGGCGGGAGAGGATTGCTGCTTCTTCAGTTTCACCCAGGATTCAGGGGGCAACCGGATCATTGCTCACAGAAATGAGTCTGGTGTATTTGCTGGAGAAACAGTTTCAGCAAGCGGCAGCATAACTTCAGACTGCGGGATAAACAAACAAGCGGGCCAGCTGTTCCTGGAGGCGGCAAAGACCAGACTTGATTTCCAACCAAGACTTGGTGCAAACCAGAGCAAGAAACCACACCAATTGAGTAGTGCGAATTCTATAATTGATTTCTCTGAGACTGAGAATATAAATCCTACGATAATGAGAGACAGTACCTGGGCTGCTGGCGCTTATTCGTCTCCACAAAGACTAGCTAGAGCACAGCCTCTGAGAGAGCGCAGCCAGAACGCTGGTGCTGGTTCAGCCGAGGAGGGATGGGGCGGTAAGGCGGGACTGAGCAGTCCCTGCAGGCTCTTGTTCACCCAGGATTCCGAGGGGAACAGAGTAATCGCTCACCGCTGCCAGAATGTCCCATCTCCTCACAAGGACAACGGCAGCTCTCGCAGGCAGCTGCCCGACTCTCCCTCCGAGGGCCGTTCCAGCGATGCTGCAAAGAGGAGCGTGAGCAAACTGGGGGAGCAGTGGTTAGATGTGTGCTATGATTTACTGTTCACGCAGGATTCAGAGGGGAACAGAGTGATTAAACACTGA
- the PAQR7 gene encoding membrane progestin receptor alpha isoform X2, giving the protein MAGGSGQKPHRFPSSPHLRQVVLCGGVLEFGCIMATVITEKLSRLFINLRQVPQLMAPLSPSTVSSSEVPKVFWKPYIHTGYRPVQQTWCYYFSTLFQQHNEAINVWTHLVAALILLLRFQQLSQRVDFGQDLHAQPLLIIIVASITYLTFSTLAHLLQAKSEFWHYSFFFMDYVGVAIYQYGSALGHYYYAIEPSWHEKIKGFYMPVAVLLAWLSCAGSCYAKYRYHQSARLLSRLCQELPSSLAYMLDISPVVHRIYTAPPSERADPALLYHKCQVLFFLIGAFFFSHPYPEKWFPGKCHFFGQSHQIFHVCLVLCTLAQIEAVVLDYESRRQIYSTLQGDLAHNFSALCLFTVTCSVLTAAYMARKVKNKLSFKEE; this is encoded by the exons ATGGCGGGGGGGTCGGGACAGAAACCCCACCGGTTTCCTTCATCTCCCCATCTGAGACAG GTTGTTCTGTGTGGCGGTGTCCTGGAGTTTGGCTGCATCATGGCAACGGTCATCACCGAAAAGCTTAGCCGCCTCTTCATTAACCTGCGGCAGGTCCCTCAGCTGATGgcccccctctccccttccaccGTCAGCAGCTCGGAGGTGCCGAAGGTCTTCTGGAAGCCCTACATCCACACCGGCTACCGGCCAGTGCAGCAGACCTGGTGCTATTACTTCTCGACACTCTTCCAGCAGCACAACGAGGCCATCAACGTCTGGACCCATCTGGTGGCAGCACTGATCCTGCTGCTGCGGTTCCAGCAGCTCTCGCAGCGGGTGGATTTTGGGCAGGACCTGCACGCCCAGCCCCTCCTCATCATCATCGTGGCGTCCATCACCTACCTGACATTCAGCACCCTTGCCCACCTTCTGCAGGCCAAATCTGAGTTCTGGCACTACAGCTTCTTCTTCATGGACTACGTGGGGGTCGCCATTTACCAGTACGGCAGCGCTCTGGGGCACTACTACTACGCTATCGAGCCAAGCTGGCATGAGAAGATCAAGGGGTTTTACATGCCAGTGGCTGTCCTGTTAGCGTGGCTGTCCTGCGCCGGTTCCTGCTATGCCAAGTACCGGTACCACCAGTCCGCTCGCCTTCTGAGCCggctctgccaggagctgcccTCCAGCCTGGCGTACATGCTGGACATCAGCCCCGTGGTCCACCGCATCTACACCGCGCCGCCCTCTGAGCGGGCTGACCCGGCCCTTCTGTACCACAAATGCCAGGTGCTGTTTTTCCTCAttggtgccttttttttctcacacCCTTACCCCGAGAAGTGGTTCCCCGGGAAATGTCACTTTTTTGGGCAGAGCCATCAGATTTTTCACGTGTGCCTGGTACTCTGCACGCTGGCGCAGATCGAGGCAGTGGTGTTGGACTATGAATCCAGGCGACAGATCTATTCCACTCTTCAGGGTGATTTGGCGCATAACTTCTCTGCCCTGTGCCTCTTCACTGTGACCTGCTCTGTCCTCACAGCTGCGTACATGGCCCGGAAGGTGAAGAACAAGTTGAGCTTCAAGGAAGAGTAA
- the PAQR7 gene encoding membrane progestin receptor alpha isoform X1, with protein sequence MILHHLRSVIKERSPTRMENGASSVCCRLPEPGTLPGGAAGGVVLCGGVLEFGCIMATVITEKLSRLFINLRQVPQLMAPLSPSTVSSSEVPKVFWKPYIHTGYRPVQQTWCYYFSTLFQQHNEAINVWTHLVAALILLLRFQQLSQRVDFGQDLHAQPLLIIIVASITYLTFSTLAHLLQAKSEFWHYSFFFMDYVGVAIYQYGSALGHYYYAIEPSWHEKIKGFYMPVAVLLAWLSCAGSCYAKYRYHQSARLLSRLCQELPSSLAYMLDISPVVHRIYTAPPSERADPALLYHKCQVLFFLIGAFFFSHPYPEKWFPGKCHFFGQSHQIFHVCLVLCTLAQIEAVVLDYESRRQIYSTLQGDLAHNFSALCLFTVTCSVLTAAYMARKVKNKLSFKEE encoded by the exons atGATACTTCATCATTTAAG GTCAGTCATTAAGGAGAGAAGCCCAACCCGGATGGAAAACGGCGCATCCTCCGTGTGCTGCCGCCTCCCGGAGCCGGGGACCCTGCCCGGCGGAGCCGCGGGGGGG GTTGTTCTGTGTGGCGGTGTCCTGGAGTTTGGCTGCATCATGGCAACGGTCATCACCGAAAAGCTTAGCCGCCTCTTCATTAACCTGCGGCAGGTCCCTCAGCTGATGgcccccctctccccttccaccGTCAGCAGCTCGGAGGTGCCGAAGGTCTTCTGGAAGCCCTACATCCACACCGGCTACCGGCCAGTGCAGCAGACCTGGTGCTATTACTTCTCGACACTCTTCCAGCAGCACAACGAGGCCATCAACGTCTGGACCCATCTGGTGGCAGCACTGATCCTGCTGCTGCGGTTCCAGCAGCTCTCGCAGCGGGTGGATTTTGGGCAGGACCTGCACGCCCAGCCCCTCCTCATCATCATCGTGGCGTCCATCACCTACCTGACATTCAGCACCCTTGCCCACCTTCTGCAGGCCAAATCTGAGTTCTGGCACTACAGCTTCTTCTTCATGGACTACGTGGGGGTCGCCATTTACCAGTACGGCAGCGCTCTGGGGCACTACTACTACGCTATCGAGCCAAGCTGGCATGAGAAGATCAAGGGGTTTTACATGCCAGTGGCTGTCCTGTTAGCGTGGCTGTCCTGCGCCGGTTCCTGCTATGCCAAGTACCGGTACCACCAGTCCGCTCGCCTTCTGAGCCggctctgccaggagctgcccTCCAGCCTGGCGTACATGCTGGACATCAGCCCCGTGGTCCACCGCATCTACACCGCGCCGCCCTCTGAGCGGGCTGACCCGGCCCTTCTGTACCACAAATGCCAGGTGCTGTTTTTCCTCAttggtgccttttttttctcacacCCTTACCCCGAGAAGTGGTTCCCCGGGAAATGTCACTTTTTTGGGCAGAGCCATCAGATTTTTCACGTGTGCCTGGTACTCTGCACGCTGGCGCAGATCGAGGCAGTGGTGTTGGACTATGAATCCAGGCGACAGATCTATTCCACTCTTCAGGGTGATTTGGCGCATAACTTCTCTGCCCTGTGCCTCTTCACTGTGACCTGCTCTGTCCTCACAGCTGCGTACATGGCCCGGAAGGTGAAGAACAAGTTGAGCTTCAAGGAAGAGTAA
- the PAQR7 gene encoding membrane progestin receptor alpha isoform X3: MATVITEKLSRLFINLRQVPQLMAPLSPSTVSSSEVPKVFWKPYIHTGYRPVQQTWCYYFSTLFQQHNEAINVWTHLVAALILLLRFQQLSQRVDFGQDLHAQPLLIIIVASITYLTFSTLAHLLQAKSEFWHYSFFFMDYVGVAIYQYGSALGHYYYAIEPSWHEKIKGFYMPVAVLLAWLSCAGSCYAKYRYHQSARLLSRLCQELPSSLAYMLDISPVVHRIYTAPPSERADPALLYHKCQVLFFLIGAFFFSHPYPEKWFPGKCHFFGQSHQIFHVCLVLCTLAQIEAVVLDYESRRQIYSTLQGDLAHNFSALCLFTVTCSVLTAAYMARKVKNKLSFKEE, translated from the coding sequence ATGGCAACGGTCATCACCGAAAAGCTTAGCCGCCTCTTCATTAACCTGCGGCAGGTCCCTCAGCTGATGgcccccctctccccttccaccGTCAGCAGCTCGGAGGTGCCGAAGGTCTTCTGGAAGCCCTACATCCACACCGGCTACCGGCCAGTGCAGCAGACCTGGTGCTATTACTTCTCGACACTCTTCCAGCAGCACAACGAGGCCATCAACGTCTGGACCCATCTGGTGGCAGCACTGATCCTGCTGCTGCGGTTCCAGCAGCTCTCGCAGCGGGTGGATTTTGGGCAGGACCTGCACGCCCAGCCCCTCCTCATCATCATCGTGGCGTCCATCACCTACCTGACATTCAGCACCCTTGCCCACCTTCTGCAGGCCAAATCTGAGTTCTGGCACTACAGCTTCTTCTTCATGGACTACGTGGGGGTCGCCATTTACCAGTACGGCAGCGCTCTGGGGCACTACTACTACGCTATCGAGCCAAGCTGGCATGAGAAGATCAAGGGGTTTTACATGCCAGTGGCTGTCCTGTTAGCGTGGCTGTCCTGCGCCGGTTCCTGCTATGCCAAGTACCGGTACCACCAGTCCGCTCGCCTTCTGAGCCggctctgccaggagctgcccTCCAGCCTGGCGTACATGCTGGACATCAGCCCCGTGGTCCACCGCATCTACACCGCGCCGCCCTCTGAGCGGGCTGACCCGGCCCTTCTGTACCACAAATGCCAGGTGCTGTTTTTCCTCAttggtgccttttttttctcacacCCTTACCCCGAGAAGTGGTTCCCCGGGAAATGTCACTTTTTTGGGCAGAGCCATCAGATTTTTCACGTGTGCCTGGTACTCTGCACGCTGGCGCAGATCGAGGCAGTGGTGTTGGACTATGAATCCAGGCGACAGATCTATTCCACTCTTCAGGGTGATTTGGCGCATAACTTCTCTGCCCTGTGCCTCTTCACTGTGACCTGCTCTGTCCTCACAGCTGCGTACATGGCCCGGAAGGTGAAGAACAAGTTGAGCTTCAAGGAAGAGTAA
- the STMN1 gene encoding LOW QUALITY PROTEIN: stathmin (The sequence of the model RefSeq protein was modified relative to this genomic sequence to represent the inferred CDS: inserted 1 base in 1 codon): MATSDIQVKELEKRASGQAFELILSPRSKEAVPEFPLSPPKKKDVSLEEIQKKLEAAEERRKSHEAEVLKQLAEKREHEKEVLQKAIEENNNFSKMAEEKLTHXMEANKENREAQMAAKLERLREKDKHIEEVRKNKEGKDPGEAETD; this comes from the exons ATGGCTACTTCTG ATATTCAAGTGAAGGAACTGGAAAAGCGTGCCTCTGGGCAGGCATTTGAGCTGATACTCAGTCCCCGCTCAAAAGAAGCAGTTCCAGaattccctctttctcccccaAAGAAGAAGGATGTGTCATTGGAAGAGATTCAGAAGAAGttggaagcagcagaagagagacGTAAG TCTCATGAAGCAGAAGTCTTGAAGCAGCTAGCTGAGAAGCGGGAGCATGAAAAAGAGGTGCTTCAGAAAGCAattgaagaaaacaacaacttCAGCAAAATGGCAGAGGAGAAGCTGACCC AAATGGAAGCTAACAAAGAAAACCGCGAGGCACAAATGGCTGCTAAACTGGAACGCTTGAGGGAGAAG GACAAGCATATTGAAGAGGTTCGAAAGAACAAAGAAGGCAAAGACCCTGGTGAGGCTGAAACTGACTGA
- the PAFAH2 gene encoding platelet-activating factor acetylhydrolase 2, cytoplasmic, with amino-acid sequence MGGTQSLALPPGKGPHQVGCADVMVGHTRQGLFLRFFYPCLPRAGAERPLWIPRYEYCRGLADFTRRSRRWCAPLFSIAIGSCKVPVSWNGPFKPCGSGYPLIIFSHGLGAFRTLYSSVCSELASWGFAVAALEHRDHSASATYFCKAEAGREEWIPYQRVPQGQKEFYFRNKQVHQRAEECVRALRLFEDISSGKSVLNVLHQDFDLSVLKDSVDLTKVAVMGHSFGGVTAVLALVKEPSFRCAVALDAWMFPLENALYPEVPKPVLFINTEKFQTPESIAKMKRLSSRNSQTKIITILGSVHQSQTDFTFLTGKLVNRFFGLRGTLDPYKGLDITSRAALAFLQRHLNLEEEFDQWDNLLEGIGDSVVPEAPFCRSKL; translated from the exons ATGGGGGGGACGCAGTCGCTGGCGCTgcccccggggaagggaccTCACCAGGTGGGCTGCGCGGACGTCATGGTGGGCCACACGCGGCAG gGACTCTTCCTCCGCTTCTTCTacccctgcctgccccgggcAGGGGCCGAGCGGCCGCTCTGGATCCCACGCTACGAGTACTGCCGCGGGCTGGCCGACTTCACCCGCCGCAGCCGGCGCTGGTGCGCGCCCCTGTTCAGCATCGCCATCG GCTCCTGCAAAGTGCCGGTGAGCTGGAACGGCCCTTTCAAGCCCTGCGGCAGCGGGTACCCGCTGATCATCTTCTCCCACGGCCTGGGAGCCTTTCG GACCCTGTACTCCTCGGTCTGCTCGGAGCTGGCATCCTGGGGTTTCGCGGTGGCGGCACTGGAGCACAG GGACCATTCTGCCTCCGCGACgtatttctgcaaagcagaggctgggagagaggagtggaTCCCCTACCAACGGGTGCCCCAAGGGCAGAAGGAGTTTTATTTCCGAAACAAGCAG GTTCATCAGAGAGCGGAGGAATGTGTGCGAGCGCTCCGGCTCTTCGAGGACATCAGCAGTGGTAAATCTGTCCTGAACGTCCTTCACCAGGACTTTGATCTCTCTGTGCTGAAG GACAGCGTTGATCTGACCAAAGTCGCTGTCATGGGCCATTCCTTTGGCGGGGTGACAGCAGTGCTGGCCTTGGTGAAAGAGCCCAGCTTCAG GTGTGCGGTGGCTCTCGACGCCTGGATGTTCCCCCTGGAGAACGCGCTGTACCCGGAGGTGCCCAAGCCCGTGCTCTTCATCAACACCGAGAAGTTCCAGACACCAGAAAGCATTGCCAAAATGAAGAGACTGAGCTCCAGAAACAGCCAGACGAAGATTATAACCATCCT GGGATCTGTGCACCAGAGCCAGACCGACTTCACCTTTCTCACCGGGAAACTCGTCAACCGCTTCTTTGGCCTGAGGGGGACCCTCGACCCCTACAAGGGTCTGGACATCACCAGCCGGGCAGCTCTGGCCTTCCTGCAAAGGCATCTCA ACCTGGAAGAGGAGTTCGATCAATGGGACAACCTCCTCGAAGGCATCGGAGACTCAGTTGTTCCAGAAGCACCGTTCTGCCGCTCCAAGCTGTAG